In the Aster yellows witches'-broom phytoplasma AYWB genome, AGTAATGATTAATTATTTACTACCTTTTTCAGAAATTATTTATAGTTATTTTGATAAGTTAAAATCATTAACCAAAGGCTATGCTTCTTTTGATTATGAAATAGATAAATATCGTGTTTCTAAATTACAAAAAATGGATATTTTATTAAATGGAGAAATTGTTGATGCTCTATCTTTAATTGTTCATCATGATTTTGCCTATGAAAGAGGAAAGGCTATTTGTGAGACTTTAAAAGAGTTTATTCCTAAACAAATGTTTGAAATCCCTATTCAAGCAGCTTTAGGAAAAAAAATTATTGCCAGACAAACTATCAAAGCTATGCGCAAAGATGTAACAGCTAAACTTTATGGAGGCGATGTTACGCGTAAAAAGAAATTATTAGAGAAGCAGAAAAAAGGCAAAAAGAAAATGAAAACATTAGGAAAAGTGCAATTACCTCAAAAAGCCTTTCTTGCTATTCTTGCTACTAAATAATTATTTGTTTCAAAGATATAAAAGAATATTTAAAAAACTCCTTTTAATATATAAGGAGTTTTTGTTTTATTTAATTGTTTTCATTTATTTTTGTTCTTTTTTTGGGGTATTTGTATTTTTTTTTTTTTTGGATTGGTTATTTTTACCATTGGGAGCTATTTGTGGGTTTTCAATATATTTTACTTAAAAAATTAATTGACTAAATGTTCTTCCTTTCATTACTATATACACCCTTTAACAAAACGAATAAAAAACAAATGGAAGAGATAAAAGCGAACATATTCAAAAAAATATTTCTACTATAATAAGAATTTTTTTATTAAGGGTATTTAATATGGTTTTTTTTAAAATGCTATCTATATGAAATGTAATAAATCCCCGAATATAACAAAATCACTAAAAAGAAAAAGAAATTAAAAATTATTTTTCATTTGAGTTTTCCAAAAATATATTTGACTTCCTACTTGTTTAACTAATTCTGGTTTAAAAATAATAAATTTGATTCCAAATATTTACTTGCATCTTTTCTTTTTATAATATTAATAATGATTTAAAAAATAAATATTTATATTATATACAGTTTTTTTAAAGTTAATATTTAATGATGAAACAGAATAAATGAATTAAAAAATGCTTATTTAAATGTTTCATGCTTTTATATGCTCCCCCTTATTGTGTTTTTATTATAATATATTTTTTATAAAAACAAACAAATTAAAATAATAATAATAAATATCATTTGGGAAATTTTTATATAATATGCTTAAAAATCTTAAAAAAATGATAAAATAAAAGAGATTTGCAAACAATATAAAGGAGAATATTATTTGATGTTAAATAAAGAAGATATTCAAAAAATTCTAAATTTATCTTTAGATGAAGGAGCTGATTTTGCAGAATTATTTTTTGAAAATACTTATTCTCACACTCTTAAAGTAATTGGCAAAGATGTAGTTTCTGCTGATACTTATAATACTTTTGGAGTAGGCATTCGATTATTAAAAGGCTTTGATGAAGTTTATGGCTACACTAATAAAACTGATTATCAAAATGTTTTATCCTTGCTTTTAAAATTAAAAAAAACTTTTCAAGGAAAAGCAAATAAAGTCATTGCCTTGCAAACCGAAAAACCTCTAAAAAATACTATCCAAAAACATTATAACAGTATGACTCAAGAACAAAAAGCCCAAAAATTACTTAAATTATCGGCTATTATTCAAAATTATGATCCTCAAATTATTCAATCCATAACCTCTTTAAGCCAAAAAGAACAACATGTTTTAATTGCTAATACTTTAGGCGTTTATCAAAATGACACACGTAGTTATATTAGATGTGGACTTGTAGGAGTGGCACAAAGAGGACAAGAAATGCAAGAAGCCTTTGAATCTCCTGGACGCGCAATGGGATTGGAATTCTTGGATTTAATTGATTTAGAAACAATTGCCAAACAAGTAGCGAAACAAGCAGTTGATTTGTTGGATGCTAAATCTTTAAAACCTCAAACTATGCCAATTATAATTAATAATGGTTTTGGAGGTGTTATTTTCCATGAGGCTTGCGGACACCCCCTTGAAGCTACTGCAGTTGCTAAAGGTCTTTCTCCTTTTTGTGACAAATTAAATCAAAAAGTTGCTTCCGAAGTTGTAACTGCTTATGATGATGGAACTATTCCGGGAGCTTGGGGAAGTATTAATTTTGATGATGAGGGCAACCCCACCCAAAAAAAACTTTTAATTGAAAAAGGCATCCTTAAAGATTATTTAATTGATTTTAGAAACGGACGCAAAATGAAGATGCAATCGAACGGTTCTTCTCGCAGACAATCTTATAAATACTCTCCTACTTCACGCATGAGTTCTACTTACATCGAAAAAGGCACAGAAACGCCCGAACAAATTATTGCAGATACTCCTTACGGTCTTTATGCCAAAAGTCTAGGTGGTGGCACAGTTGTACCTGCTACTGGCGAATTTAATTTTGTAGTTAACGAAGGCTATTTAATCGAAAATGGTAAATTAACAACCCATGTTAAAGGAGCAATGTTGGTTGGTCATGGATCAGATATTTTATTTAAAATTGACCGTGTTGCCAATGATTTAGTTTTAGGTCAAGGAATGTGTGGTTCTTGTTCTGGTTCTCTACCAGTTGATGTAGGACAGCCAACTATTAGAGTAAAAGAAATGATTGTAGGAGGAAATCAAAAATGATAAACGATTTAACAAAAACAACAAAACAACAAAACCAAACCATCCACACAAACCCTACTACTAACAATTATCAAAAGTGGTTAGAAAAAGGAATGCAACAAGGTTTTGAAGCATTAGAAATTGCAATTCATGAAACCCAAACTTTTAAACTATCTTTGGAAAAAGGCAAAATAGATGCTTGTGTTTGGAGCGATGTCGCTTCTGCAGTTATAAGGGGTATTTTTGTCAACAAAAAAACTTCTATTGCTTTAGAACATTTAACTGACAGCGCTTTTGATAATGCTTTTACAACCCTCAAAGAAAATTGCCAAACAATTACTTCCAAAGAACCTGCTCTTATTTTTGAAGGGTCTTCCAGTTATCCTGAAGTATTGGAAAATAACTTTGATTTTGGAAAAGTTCCATTAGAACAAAAACAAAATTTGTTGTTGCAGTTAGAAAAAATAATGTTGCAAAGCTCCTATTTTCAAGCTACTAACGGCATTGTTTATCAAGAAGTTTGTTATAAAAAAACATTGTTAAATTCCAAAGGACTCAATTTATCGCACAAAAACAGCTATGCTTATTTATATGCTTCTGCGGTTTTTCAAAAAGAAGGTGAAGTTGAAATTTATGGCAAAAGTGTTTTAGCTAAAGATTTTGTAACCTTTAATCCTGTTAAATTAGGTAACGAAATTGTTGAGATGGGCGAAAAAAAATTAGGATCTAAATCTTTGGTATCTCAAAAATATCCAGTTGTTTTTTCTAATGAAATGTTTGCAGACCTTTTGGAAAGTTTCAGCGATATTTTTACTGGAACAAGTGCTTATCGTAACTTAACTAAATTAAAAGATAAAGTTAATTGTTTAATTGCTTCTGAAAAAGTTAGCATTATTGAAGATCCTTTAAACGATGGGGCTTATTTTAAAGAAAAATTTGATGATGAGGGAGTAGCTTGCCAAACCAAACCAATTATTACTAAAGGAGTTTTTCAAGGATTTATTCATAACTTAAAAACTGCTCGTATTTTTAAACAAGCCCCGACTGGAAACAGTTTTGGTGGTAGCACTTCTATGATTAATTGTTATTTGGTTCCTGGCACAAAAAATTTTGCAGAAATGATTAAATCTATTCAAAATGGTATTTATATTACTGATTTAGTAGGGATGCATGCAGGAATTCAAACTGTTAGTGGAGATTTTAGTCTACAAGCTAGTGGTTTTAGAATTGAAAAAGGAAAAGTTACAACTCCTGTTAAAATGATTGTTGTTTCTGGTAATTTTTTTGATATTCTTAAAAATATAGAAACTATTGCTAATGAT is a window encoding:
- a CDS encoding TldD/PmbA family protein, which codes for MLNKEDIQKILNLSLDEGADFAELFFENTYSHTLKVIGKDVVSADTYNTFGVGIRLLKGFDEVYGYTNKTDYQNVLSLLLKLKKTFQGKANKVIALQTEKPLKNTIQKHYNSMTQEQKAQKLLKLSAIIQNYDPQIIQSITSLSQKEQHVLIANTLGVYQNDTRSYIRCGLVGVAQRGQEMQEAFESPGRAMGLEFLDLIDLETIAKQVAKQAVDLLDAKSLKPQTMPIIINNGFGGVIFHEACGHPLEATAVAKGLSPFCDKLNQKVASEVVTAYDDGTIPGAWGSINFDDEGNPTQKKLLIEKGILKDYLIDFRNGRKMKMQSNGSSRRQSYKYSPTSRMSSTYIEKGTETPEQIIADTPYGLYAKSLGGGTVVPATGEFNFVVNEGYLIENGKLTTHVKGAMLVGHGSDILFKIDRVANDLVLGQGMCGSCSGSLPVDVGQPTIRVKEMIVGGNQK
- a CDS encoding TldD/PmbA family protein codes for the protein MINDLTKTTKQQNQTIHTNPTTNNYQKWLEKGMQQGFEALEIAIHETQTFKLSLEKGKIDACVWSDVASAVIRGIFVNKKTSIALEHLTDSAFDNAFTTLKENCQTITSKEPALIFEGSSSYPEVLENNFDFGKVPLEQKQNLLLQLEKIMLQSSYFQATNGIVYQEVCYKKTLLNSKGLNLSHKNSYAYLYASAVFQKEGEVEIYGKSVLAKDFVTFNPVKLGNEIVEMGEKKLGSKSLVSQKYPVVFSNEMFADLLESFSDIFTGTSAYRNLTKLKDKVNCLIASEKVSIIEDPLNDGAYFKEKFDDEGVACQTKPIITKGVFQGFIHNLKTARIFKQAPTGNSFGGSTSMINCYLVPGTKNFAEMIKSIQNGIYITDLVGMHAGIQTVSGDFSLQASGFRIEKGKVTTPVKMIVVSGNFFDILKNIETIANDFEFQTSGFGSSSVFVGDLNIGGK